One Triticum dicoccoides isolate Atlit2015 ecotype Zavitan chromosome 4B, WEW_v2.0, whole genome shotgun sequence genomic window carries:
- the LOC119291370 gene encoding uncharacterized protein LOC119291370 isoform X1, whose amino-acid sequence MVVEMRKPHALFRWASSAQWLPLVEFGTASCCCLRRTLGPSLLLIEFSLLLLSLALLLVYPAAYPTCFCFLPQVVRSLMSLRRSTHQESDNTRLCPLLLQNKVEEMTWNLLDMYSCTSYGEAFLGKV is encoded by the exons ATGGTGGTCGAGATGCGGAAGCCCCATGCTCTGTTTCGATGGGCCTCCTCTGCTCAATGGTTGCCGCTGGTAGAG TTTGGTACAGCTTCCTGTTGTTGCTTGCGTCGAACCTTGGGTCCGTCTCTCCTTCTCATTGAG TTCAGCCTACTTCTCTTGTCGCTAGCGCTTCTTCTCGTCTATCCTGCTGCTTACCCAACATGCTTCTGCTTCCTGCCTCAG GTTGTACGATCTCTTATGTCGCTGCGCCGTTCAACTCATCAAg AAAGCGACAACACGAGATTGTGCCCCCTCTTGCTCCag AACAAAGTTGAAGAGATGACTTGGAATCTCTTGGATATGTACTCATGTACTTCATACGGGGAAG CCTTCCTTGGTAAGGTCTGA
- the LOC119291370 gene encoding uncharacterized protein LOC119291370 isoform X2, giving the protein MVVEMRKPHALFRWASSAQWLPLFGTASCCCLRRTLGPSLLLIEFSLLLLSLALLLVYPAAYPTCFCFLPQVVRSLMSLRRSTHQESDNTRLCPLLLQNKVEEMTWNLLDMYSCTSYGEAFLGKV; this is encoded by the exons ATGGTGGTCGAGATGCGGAAGCCCCATGCTCTGTTTCGATGGGCCTCCTCTGCTCAATGGTTGCCGCTG TTTGGTACAGCTTCCTGTTGTTGCTTGCGTCGAACCTTGGGTCCGTCTCTCCTTCTCATTGAG TTCAGCCTACTTCTCTTGTCGCTAGCGCTTCTTCTCGTCTATCCTGCTGCTTACCCAACATGCTTCTGCTTCCTGCCTCAG GTTGTACGATCTCTTATGTCGCTGCGCCGTTCAACTCATCAAg AAAGCGACAACACGAGATTGTGCCCCCTCTTGCTCCag AACAAAGTTGAAGAGATGACTTGGAATCTCTTGGATATGTACTCATGTACTTCATACGGGGAAG CCTTCCTTGGTAAGGTCTGA